A portion of the Rhodococcus pseudokoreensis genome contains these proteins:
- a CDS encoding type II toxin-antitoxin system Phd/YefM family antitoxin: MTTLPVADAQAQLPRLVEEAERTHERFEITRNGHRAAVLLGADDYDALRETIAVLSDTDLLAAHLAGRADVEGGDVVDAQ; this comes from the coding sequence ATGACGACTCTTCCTGTTGCTGATGCCCAAGCCCAGCTGCCGCGGCTGGTCGAGGAGGCTGAACGCACCCATGAGCGGTTCGAGATCACCCGCAACGGGCACCGCGCCGCGGTCCTGCTGGGCGCCGACGACTATGACGCGTTGCGAGAGACGATCGCCGTGTTGTCGGACACGGATCTGCTGGCGGCGCATCTCGCCGGCCGGGCCGACGTCGAGGGCGGGGACGTCGTTGATGCGCAGTAG
- a CDS encoding dihydrofolate reductase family protein yields MRTLAITQNITLDGSIEMLGDWFDPADQDPELLEATNRQSERADAMLLGRQTFEDFRSYWPRQTDDRTGITDELNQIQKYVVSSTMSDPEWENSTVLTGDWIAQVRALKGQEGRDIIVTGSVTLTHALIESGLVDEYRLFVYPVVQGRGRRLFPDGYETPRLQLVEARGFQNGVSLLHYTV; encoded by the coding sequence ATGAGAACACTCGCGATCACCCAGAACATCACCCTCGACGGCTCGATCGAGATGCTCGGCGACTGGTTCGACCCGGCAGACCAGGATCCAGAGTTGCTGGAGGCGACCAACCGGCAGTCCGAGCGCGCGGACGCCATGTTGCTGGGTCGGCAGACGTTCGAGGACTTCCGCAGCTATTGGCCCCGACAGACCGACGACCGGACAGGCATCACCGATGAGCTGAACCAGATTCAGAAGTACGTCGTCTCGTCCACTATGTCCGACCCCGAGTGGGAGAACTCGACCGTGCTCACGGGCGACTGGATCGCCCAGGTGCGAGCCCTGAAGGGGCAGGAGGGCCGTGACATCATCGTCACCGGTAGCGTCACGCTGACCCATGCCCTGATCGAGTCCGGTCTGGTCGACGAGTACCGGCTGTTCGTATACCCCGTCGTCCAGGGTCGGGGACGACGGCTGTTCCCCGACGGCTACGAGACGCCGAGGCTACAGCTGGTCGAGGCCCGCGGCTTCCAGAACGGCGTCTCCCTGCTGCACTACACCGTCTGA
- a CDS encoding helix-turn-helix transcriptional regulator codes for MKNVNARPEVRARRGEFGAFLKSRRARITPEQVGLPTGGRRRTPGLRREEIAQLAGVGVTWYTWLEQGRDIKASEQVLTAISRTLRLDLHEHAHLLTLAGVTEPSSATECNAVTPSMKAMMTKLDPYPVIVSNARYDVLAYNRGYCWLMGDLDAVPSRERNLLVQNLLNPQWRARIVGWEEHIPRIVAGFRAAWAEHLGEPAWKNLVTRLTAESPLFEQLWKRCDVTREPVTDRRFEHPAAGPLTFHVTHLNAGVHSEITMSTFTPADEDTASKLPTAACRR; via the coding sequence ATGAAGAATGTGAACGCACGTCCCGAAGTCCGTGCCCGTCGCGGCGAGTTCGGCGCTTTCCTGAAGAGCCGCCGGGCCCGCATCACGCCGGAGCAGGTCGGCCTGCCCACCGGGGGGCGCCGCCGGACCCCGGGATTGCGACGCGAGGAGATTGCCCAACTGGCCGGCGTCGGAGTCACTTGGTACACGTGGCTCGAACAAGGTCGCGACATCAAGGCATCCGAGCAAGTGCTTACGGCGATCTCGCGGACGCTACGGCTGGATCTGCACGAGCACGCACATTTGCTGACGCTGGCGGGCGTGACAGAACCGTCGAGCGCGACGGAGTGCAATGCCGTCACGCCTTCGATGAAGGCAATGATGACCAAGCTCGACCCCTATCCGGTGATAGTGAGCAATGCGCGCTACGACGTCCTTGCATATAACCGGGGCTACTGCTGGCTGATGGGCGACCTGGACGCTGTTCCGTCCCGGGAGCGGAATCTTCTCGTCCAAAATCTGCTCAACCCGCAGTGGCGGGCGCGCATTGTCGGCTGGGAGGAGCACATTCCCCGTATCGTGGCGGGCTTCCGCGCCGCGTGGGCGGAGCACCTCGGTGAGCCGGCGTGGAAAAACTTGGTAACTCGACTGACTGCCGAGTCTCCCCTGTTCGAACAGCTGTGGAAGCGATGCGACGTGACCCGCGAGCCCGTCACCGATCGGCGCTTCGAGCACCCCGCTGCGGGGCCGCTGACGTTCCACGTGACCCACCTGAACGCCGGAGTTCATTCGGAGATCACGATGTCCACCTTCACACCGGCCGACGAGGACACGGCATCGAAACTGCCGACCGCGGCCTGCCGGCGATGA
- a CDS encoding LLM class F420-dependent oxidoreductase: MRLGLRLPQRIGTDLRHDVTEVARVAERAGFDSVWAWERLLFPVAPRDSFTPGAPWPSAYRQAADPLIVLTAAAVVTERVRLGTSVIVAGLHQPLQLAKRFATLDQISGGRVVAGLGTGWAVDEFEAVGMAKSDRGRLLDETLDVFDAAWGPDPVNYRGPHTLIDNAYVLPKPASPIPVILAGDVDVSSAGGPNARVLERIARRSDGWMPLFPTPGAAGADKLRTGWDVIRQSAAAAGRDPSEMEMIVVGNVAFSETPLGDDRIGFSGTTAQILDDIASVASAGADELILDLHLQDWWRDTSQMLDKALEIRELVSAAGV; the protein is encoded by the coding sequence ATGAGACTTGGACTTCGACTGCCCCAGCGGATCGGCACTGATTTGCGTCACGACGTCACGGAAGTAGCCAGAGTTGCCGAACGCGCTGGGTTCGACAGTGTCTGGGCCTGGGAGAGACTGTTGTTTCCGGTGGCACCCCGCGATTCCTTTACTCCGGGCGCGCCGTGGCCGTCCGCGTATCGGCAAGCGGCTGACCCGCTGATCGTCCTCACCGCCGCAGCAGTGGTGACGGAGCGAGTCCGACTGGGCACCAGCGTGATAGTTGCCGGCCTTCATCAGCCTCTCCAACTTGCGAAGAGATTCGCGACGCTCGACCAGATCAGTGGCGGGCGTGTGGTCGCGGGGTTGGGAACAGGCTGGGCAGTAGACGAGTTCGAGGCGGTCGGCATGGCCAAGTCCGACCGCGGCCGACTCCTCGACGAGACCCTCGACGTCTTCGACGCAGCCTGGGGGCCGGATCCAGTGAACTATCGCGGGCCCCACACGCTCATCGACAACGCCTACGTCCTGCCGAAGCCCGCGTCGCCGATCCCCGTCATCTTGGCCGGCGATGTCGATGTCAGCTCGGCAGGAGGCCCCAATGCACGTGTGCTGGAACGGATTGCCCGACGTTCCGACGGCTGGATGCCGCTCTTCCCGACGCCTGGCGCCGCCGGTGCTGACAAGCTTCGCACGGGGTGGGACGTGATCCGCCAGTCCGCGGCCGCCGCGGGGCGGGACCCGTCCGAGATGGAAATGATCGTGGTGGGGAACGTCGCGTTCTCCGAGACTCCGCTCGGCGACGATCGGATCGGTTTCTCGGGCACAACCGCGCAGATTCTCGACGACATCGCCTCCGTGGCAAGTGCGGGCGCAGACGAGTTGATCCTCGACCTGCACCTGCAGGACTGGTGGCGGGACACAAGTCAGATGCTGGACAAAGCTCTCGAGATTCGGGAGCTCGTCTCGGCGGCGGGAGTCTGA
- a CDS encoding WhiB family transcriptional regulator — translation MALTTVSVCHDRPTVDPAHWRESASCTSVGDYFFFAPESETDHARYLREDIARGICGGCAARHHCRRYSLETAQPYGVWGGLTEWERKEILERSSAS, via the coding sequence ATGGCACTGACGACCGTCTCCGTATGTCACGATCGACCGACAGTGGATCCGGCCCACTGGCGCGAATCAGCCAGCTGCACTTCGGTGGGCGACTATTTCTTCTTCGCTCCGGAGAGCGAAACAGACCACGCCCGCTATCTCCGAGAAGACATCGCCCGCGGCATCTGCGGAGGCTGCGCCGCCCGCCACCACTGCCGCCGGTACTCGCTCGAGACCGCACAGCCGTACGGCGTGTGGGGAGGCTTGACCGAATGGGAACGCAAAGAGATTCTCGAGCGATCCAGCGCATCGTGA
- a CDS encoding NAD(P)-dependent malic enzyme has product MTRVSEPTAPQTVELTDEEVFAGHLGGKLSVELTAPLDSQRDLSIAYTPGVAQVSRAIHADETLADRYTWTNRLVVVVSDGSAVLGLGDIGPRASLPVMEGKSALFKNFAGLNSIPLVLDTQDPDEIVETLIRLRPSFGAVNLEDISAPRCFEIEQRVIEALDCPVMHDDQHGTAIVVLAALKGAVKVQDRDIRGLRVVISGAGAAGVACANILLAAGIADVTVLDSKGIVSEDRQDLNAVKVDLAGRTNPAARRGGVARALDGADVFLGVSAGTVPEELIATMAENSIVFALSNPDPEIHPDIARKHAAIVATGRSDFPNQINNVLAFPGVFRGALDAGARRITEGMKLAAAEAILSVVGDELAVDRIVPSPLDPRVAPAVAEAVAAAARADRVTAWH; this is encoded by the coding sequence GTGACCCGCGTGTCCGAACCCACCGCACCACAGACAGTCGAGCTGACCGACGAGGAAGTCTTCGCCGGCCACCTCGGCGGCAAGCTGTCCGTCGAGCTGACCGCCCCCCTCGATTCCCAGAGGGATCTGTCCATCGCTTACACGCCCGGTGTCGCGCAGGTCTCCCGCGCCATCCACGCCGACGAGACCCTCGCCGACCGCTACACCTGGACCAACCGCCTCGTGGTCGTCGTCTCCGATGGCTCCGCGGTCCTCGGCCTCGGGGACATCGGCCCCCGCGCCTCCCTCCCCGTCATGGAAGGCAAGTCGGCGCTGTTCAAGAACTTCGCCGGCCTGAACTCGATCCCGCTGGTCCTCGACACCCAGGACCCCGACGAGATCGTCGAGACCCTGATCCGGCTGCGACCCAGTTTCGGCGCCGTCAACCTCGAGGACATCTCCGCACCCCGCTGCTTCGAGATCGAACAGCGGGTCATCGAGGCCCTGGACTGCCCAGTCATGCACGACGACCAGCACGGCACCGCCATCGTCGTCCTCGCCGCCCTCAAGGGCGCGGTGAAGGTCCAGGACCGCGACATCCGTGGGTTGCGCGTGGTGATTTCCGGTGCCGGCGCCGCCGGTGTCGCGTGCGCAAACATCCTGCTCGCCGCCGGGATCGCGGACGTGACGGTGCTGGACTCGAAGGGCATCGTCTCCGAGGATCGTCAGGATTTGAACGCGGTGAAGGTCGACCTGGCCGGACGCACCAACCCGGCCGCCCGCCGCGGCGGTGTCGCCCGGGCCCTCGACGGTGCAGATGTGTTCCTCGGCGTGTCCGCGGGCACCGTCCCGGAGGAGTTGATCGCGACGATGGCGGAGAACTCCATCGTGTTCGCACTGTCGAACCCGGACCCGGAAATCCACCCCGACATCGCCCGCAAGCACGCGGCGATCGTCGCCACCGGCCGCTCGGACTTCCCGAACCAGATCAACAATGTGCTCGCCTTCCCCGGCGTGTTCCGCGGTGCCCTCGACGCCGGTGCCCGCCGGATCACCGAGGGCATGAAGCTCGCCGCCGCCGAGGCGATCCTCTCGGTCGTCGGTGACGAGCTGGCTGTCGACAGGATCGTTCCCAGCCCGCTCGATCCTCGCGTCGCCCCCGCTGTCGCGGAGGCAGTCGCCGCCGCAGCGCGGGCCGACCGTGTCACCGCATGGCACTGA
- a CDS encoding carboxymuconolactone decarboxylase family protein, whose product MSSVNVGKQHPTVYKSLVKLDAEVKSALDLAGVDPLLVELVKIRVSQLNGCAFCLRMHTRDSLAKGEKADRLAVVAAWWEAQYFSDQERAALALAEQVTGLAVPERRTWDDGSLTDDQVSAISWLTIVMNAWNRVAITSHYPVAP is encoded by the coding sequence ATGAGCAGCGTAAATGTCGGCAAGCAGCACCCGACCGTCTACAAGAGCCTGGTGAAGCTGGACGCGGAAGTGAAGTCCGCTCTGGATCTTGCGGGCGTGGATCCGCTTCTGGTGGAGTTGGTGAAGATCCGCGTCTCCCAGCTCAACGGCTGCGCCTTCTGCCTTCGCATGCACACCCGCGACTCCCTGGCCAAGGGCGAAAAGGCTGATCGGCTCGCGGTCGTCGCGGCGTGGTGGGAAGCGCAGTACTTCAGCGACCAGGAGCGTGCTGCGCTCGCCCTCGCCGAACAGGTCACCGGTCTCGCCGTTCCGGAACGGCGCACCTGGGACGACGGCTCCCTCACAGACGATCAGGTGTCCGCGATCAGCTGGCTCACGATCGTGATGAATGCCTGGAACCGGGTTGCCATCACCAGCCACTACCCAGTGGCGCCGTAG
- a CDS encoding alpha/beta hydrolase, whose protein sequence is MSILSRRAVADVIARRFAAKINSAIHPAGEPRFPEIAIRTTDISIETRHGPVAATIYPPQSPTGTPGVYVNAHGGGFVVGRREQDDAWCRFLAAHANVYVLNTDYALAPHKRFPTPAEQFYDVVQWASAPERDWDGRRLCVGGQSAGGNLSAAVSRMSLENDGPAISLQILHYPPLDIVTPPSQKPSPLGSKAVLQPWLCEVFDTAYTPDRAQRSHRFVSPAWGDNANGIAGIAPALVITAEFDRLRSEAKRYADKLEAVGALAEYVEVRGVDHGYDIMTDETEITRRMYEVIAAHVNRAID, encoded by the coding sequence ATGTCAATACTGTCGCGACGGGCGGTGGCCGACGTCATTGCCCGCCGGTTCGCCGCCAAGATCAACTCTGCGATTCACCCCGCCGGCGAACCGCGGTTCCCTGAAATCGCTATTCGCACCACCGATATCAGCATCGAGACGCGCCACGGTCCGGTTGCTGCGACCATCTATCCCCCGCAGTCGCCGACAGGCACCCCCGGGGTGTACGTGAATGCTCACGGCGGCGGCTTCGTAGTGGGACGCCGGGAGCAGGACGACGCCTGGTGCCGCTTCCTCGCCGCCCACGCCAATGTCTATGTGCTCAATACGGATTACGCGTTGGCGCCGCACAAACGATTTCCCACGCCCGCCGAGCAGTTCTACGACGTAGTTCAGTGGGCATCGGCACCGGAGCGTGACTGGGACGGCAGGCGGTTGTGCGTCGGCGGCCAGAGCGCGGGAGGCAATCTGTCGGCAGCCGTGTCGCGGATGTCGCTGGAGAACGACGGCCCCGCCATCTCGTTGCAGATTCTGCACTACCCGCCGCTCGACATCGTGACGCCTCCCTCCCAGAAGCCGTCACCGCTGGGCTCGAAAGCCGTCCTGCAGCCGTGGTTGTGCGAGGTGTTCGATACCGCCTACACCCCCGATCGCGCACAACGTAGCCACCGGTTCGTCTCGCCGGCATGGGGAGACAACGCCAACGGCATCGCGGGTATCGCACCGGCATTGGTCATCACCGCGGAGTTCGACCGACTGCGCAGCGAAGCCAAGCGGTACGCGGACAAGCTCGAGGCGGTCGGCGCGCTCGCCGAGTACGTCGAGGTGCGCGGTGTCGACCACGGTTACGACATCATGACCGACGAGACCGAGATAACCCGCCGGATGTACGAGGTGATCGCCGCTCACGTCAACCGGGCGATCGACTGA
- a CDS encoding cupin domain-containing protein, translated as MLAKGNVKVTDLLCATPPAIPEGSHAMTQLVELPPADPGLAPHRHSGPVFGYVLEGSIFFELEGEEPRVIVAGEAFWEPGGDVVHYQVSNPDPQAWSRFVAVCICAPDVDMITMLEPEEIIARDHLRHPSARQHQG; from the coding sequence ATGTTGGCCAAAGGAAACGTCAAGGTCACCGACCTGCTCTGCGCCACCCCGCCCGCGATTCCCGAGGGTTCGCACGCGATGACACAGCTCGTCGAACTCCCACCGGCAGACCCCGGACTCGCGCCCCATCGCCACTCCGGACCGGTGTTCGGTTACGTACTGGAGGGAAGCATCTTCTTCGAACTGGAAGGCGAAGAGCCCCGGGTAATCGTTGCGGGCGAGGCGTTCTGGGAACCCGGCGGTGACGTCGTGCACTACCAGGTCTCCAATCCCGATCCGCAGGCCTGGAGCCGGTTCGTCGCCGTGTGCATCTGCGCTCCCGACGTGGACATGATCACCATGCTCGAACCGGAAGAGATCATTGCCCGCGACCATCTGCGTCACCCCAGCGCACGTCAGCACCAGGGCTGA
- a CDS encoding MoaF C-terminal domain-containing protein — MTTNSIDFSDTRTWPPLDGLAPGFDGNKAVRSSSVAGRNIVFTNSHGSRVSHRFGTATVEWSYEPGAGDPHPAISGIDDYEAFDVAEGLVYTQFHHRENVPNTAVSLVLDFDHGRSLAIVSTIGDPAEGRTRVQHNFLQGRIEGLETRGPEPAPTTALLGRRLLWTFSDDHSYEHIYLGQHSYTWHCLAGPAAGLADTDECTTYQLRPGIYVFASREKVIPCASVTIADHRDITSLRSYGALFGLDETGELPTHFTFGAVGELLSHTIRNTHS; from the coding sequence ATGACCACCAACTCCATCGACTTCTCTGATACCAGGACCTGGCCGCCACTGGACGGACTCGCGCCGGGATTCGACGGCAACAAGGCCGTCAGGTCGAGCAGTGTGGCCGGCCGCAACATCGTGTTCACCAACTCCCACGGCAGCCGGGTGTCGCATCGCTTCGGCACGGCCACCGTCGAATGGAGCTACGAGCCCGGAGCCGGCGACCCGCACCCCGCGATCTCCGGAATTGACGACTACGAGGCCTTCGACGTCGCAGAAGGGTTGGTGTACACACAATTCCATCATCGTGAGAACGTGCCGAATACAGCAGTCAGCCTCGTCCTCGACTTCGACCACGGACGAAGCCTGGCCATCGTGAGCACGATCGGAGATCCGGCCGAAGGCCGGACCCGGGTCCAGCACAACTTCCTGCAGGGCCGCATCGAGGGACTGGAGACCCGCGGACCGGAACCGGCACCCACGACCGCACTCCTGGGTCGACGATTGCTGTGGACCTTCAGCGACGATCACAGCTACGAGCACATCTACCTCGGACAGCACTCGTACACGTGGCACTGTCTGGCCGGACCCGCGGCCGGCCTTGCGGACACCGACGAGTGCACGACCTATCAACTACGCCCCGGAATCTACGTCTTCGCCTCGCGGGAAAAGGTGATCCCCTGCGCGTCGGTCACCATTGCCGATCACCGCGATATCACGTCTCTGCGATCGTACGGGGCCCTCTTCGGGCTGGACGAGACAGGTGAACTGCCGACGCACTTCACGTTCGGCGCAGTAGGCGAGCTACTCAGTCACACGATACGAAACACTCACTCCTGA
- a CDS encoding cytochrome P450: MTGCPVAHTAAGFSFFDREYQENPGASLAWARESQPVFYNDDSDYWVVTRHEDVKSVFSQFNHFSAAITLTPVTPPSEEAGAQLGKYNFAPCPVLADSDPPMHRQYRRLNAPAFMPDRIDPLAPYIRDTTNAYIDQFVDQGHADLVADMLWDIPCLVALQFLGIPEEDVDTVRKLATSMTEFVWGRPSPEEQIRAADGLGQFWEMGERVIGKLKELDNPPGWLGHAITMQREHPDVISDTWLQTNVMGGAMAAHETTTNATANAVVTLLRNRDQWDRLCADPSLIPAAVEECLRLNPSVAAWRRVAKQDVQVGDVTIPAGGKILMVIASANQDGSVFDDPERFDIDRDAKAHIAFGAGTHMCLGNHLARLEMIIYLEELTRRLPHMTLDHQEFHYVPNTSFRGPESLHVSWDVEKNPVLT, translated from the coding sequence ATGACTGGGTGCCCGGTCGCTCATACCGCCGCAGGATTCTCGTTCTTCGACCGCGAATATCAGGAGAATCCGGGGGCCTCGCTGGCGTGGGCTCGCGAGAGCCAACCGGTGTTCTACAACGACGATTCGGACTACTGGGTCGTCACGCGGCACGAAGACGTGAAATCGGTCTTCAGCCAATTCAATCACTTCTCTGCGGCCATCACCCTGACGCCGGTCACCCCTCCTTCCGAGGAGGCCGGCGCGCAGCTCGGCAAGTACAACTTCGCGCCCTGCCCTGTCCTCGCGGATTCCGACCCGCCCATGCATCGGCAGTACCGCCGGCTGAACGCTCCGGCATTCATGCCGGACCGGATCGACCCTCTCGCTCCCTACATTCGGGATACGACGAACGCCTACATCGATCAATTCGTCGATCAGGGTCACGCCGATCTCGTCGCCGATATGCTCTGGGACATCCCCTGTTTGGTCGCTCTGCAGTTCCTGGGGATTCCCGAGGAGGACGTCGACACCGTACGCAAGCTGGCCACGTCCATGACCGAATTCGTGTGGGGCCGGCCGAGCCCAGAGGAGCAGATCCGTGCCGCCGACGGCCTGGGCCAGTTCTGGGAGATGGGTGAACGCGTCATCGGGAAACTCAAGGAACTCGACAATCCACCAGGGTGGCTGGGCCATGCGATCACGATGCAGCGCGAACACCCGGACGTCATCTCCGACACGTGGCTGCAGACGAACGTCATGGGTGGCGCGATGGCGGCGCACGAGACCACGACGAATGCCACCGCGAACGCGGTCGTCACTCTGTTGAGGAACCGCGACCAGTGGGATCGCCTGTGTGCGGACCCATCTCTGATCCCCGCGGCGGTCGAGGAGTGTCTGCGACTCAATCCCTCTGTGGCCGCTTGGCGCCGAGTCGCGAAGCAGGACGTACAGGTCGGCGACGTGACGATTCCCGCGGGCGGAAAGATCCTCATGGTGATCGCGTCAGCGAACCAGGACGGCTCCGTGTTCGACGATCCCGAACGGTTCGATATCGACCGAGACGCCAAAGCGCACATCGCATTCGGCGCGGGAACACACATGTGCCTGGGTAACCATCTCGCCCGGCTGGAGATGATCATCTACCTGGAGGAACTGACGCGGCGCCTGCCTCACATGACTCTCGATCACCAGGAGTTCCACTACGTTCCGAACACCTCGTTCCGCGGCCCGGAGTCGCTGCACGTCAGTTGGGACGTCGAGAAGAACCCCGTCCTCACCTGA
- a CDS encoding PDR/VanB family oxidoreductase has protein sequence MASQFEARHSGQEPRRADPENQAHEDLAMEIKAKTPITDTVTQLTLVRADGRDLPEWTPGSHIDVVLGPDMVRQYSLCGEPGDRRSWQVSVLYQPDGRGGSTRLHHELREGESITIRGPRNNFHLVDAPRYLFIAGGIGITPFLPMITSVDRVGAEWSLIYGGRSRRNMAFADDLKQAHHDRVTLVPADIHGRIDLARILADVTPETAVYVCGPESLLCAVEAMAADFDNIGEIHLERFTPKTPTDAPVLDEFEVEFVRSGITVSVGSDQSILDVARAAGIPAPFSCSEGTCGTCETNIVSGLADHRDSVLSPAEQEENSTLMICISRAACPKITLDL, from the coding sequence ATGGCATCGCAGTTCGAGGCCCGACACTCCGGCCAGGAGCCTCGGCGAGCGGACCCCGAGAATCAGGCACACGAGGACCTCGCGATGGAAATCAAGGCCAAGACGCCGATCACCGACACCGTCACGCAGCTGACCCTCGTCCGCGCCGACGGTCGAGACCTCCCCGAGTGGACGCCCGGTTCCCACATCGACGTCGTACTCGGACCGGACATGGTCCGGCAGTACTCCCTGTGCGGGGAACCCGGCGATCGTCGTTCGTGGCAGGTGAGCGTCCTGTACCAACCCGACGGCCGAGGCGGCTCCACACGCCTTCATCACGAATTACGCGAAGGCGAAAGCATCACCATTCGTGGGCCACGCAACAACTTTCACCTCGTCGACGCGCCCCGGTATCTGTTCATTGCGGGAGGAATCGGAATCACCCCGTTCCTCCCGATGATCACGTCGGTCGATCGAGTGGGCGCCGAATGGTCCCTGATTTATGGAGGTCGCAGTCGACGCAACATGGCATTCGCAGACGACCTGAAACAGGCTCACCACGACCGCGTGACGTTGGTTCCGGCAGACATCCACGGGCGGATCGATCTCGCGCGCATCCTTGCGGATGTCACTCCCGAAACCGCGGTGTACGTGTGCGGCCCGGAGAGTCTGCTGTGTGCTGTGGAGGCGATGGCCGCCGACTTCGACAATATCGGCGAAATTCACCTGGAGCGGTTCACTCCGAAAACTCCGACGGACGCACCCGTCCTCGATGAATTCGAAGTCGAATTCGTCCGGAGCGGTATCACCGTCTCGGTCGGATCGGATCAATCAATCCTCGACGTAGCACGGGCCGCCGGCATACCCGCACCATTCTCCTGCTCCGAGGGAACGTGCGGGACCTGCGAAACAAATATCGTGTCGGGCCTGGCCGACCACCGCGATTCAGTTCTCAGCCCCGCAGAGCAGGAAGAAAACAGCACCTTGATGATCTGCATCAGTAGGGCTGCGTGTCCAAAGATAACGCTCGACCTCTGA